A genomic window from Yoonia rosea includes:
- a CDS encoding NADPH-dependent FMN reductase: MTVKPKIALIIGSTRQTRFADKPAAWMLKQAQARDDMEVELVDLRDFDLPLFDEPASNLWMPSSDQRAVKWQDKIGEFDGYIFVVAEYNRSITGALKNALDQAYNEWNRKPMSAIAYGSVGGTRALEHLRNIAVELQMVPTRNAVHIGGSDFFAVHPLGANAEIDTIADHLSASVTATLDDVVWWANATKAARG, from the coding sequence ATGACTGTAAAACCAAAAATTGCCCTCATTATCGGTTCCACACGCCAGACCCGTTTCGCCGATAAGCCCGCCGCCTGGATGCTCAAGCAAGCGCAGGCGCGCGATGATATGGAAGTCGAGCTTGTCGACCTGCGTGACTTTGACCTGCCGCTCTTTGATGAGCCGGCCAGCAACCTGTGGATGCCATCCAGCGATCAACGTGCTGTCAAATGGCAGGACAAGATCGGCGAATTCGACGGCTATATCTTTGTTGTCGCAGAATATAACCGCTCGATCACCGGCGCTTTGAAGAACGCGCTTGATCAGGCCTACAACGAATGGAACCGCAAGCCGATGTCCGCGATCGCCTATGGTTCAGTGGGTGGAACGCGTGCGCTTGAGCATCTGCGCAACATCGCAGTGGAACTGCAGATGGTGCCAACCCGCAATGCCGTTCACATTGGCGGCAGTGATTTCTTTGCCGTGCACCCGCTGGGCGCAAACGCCGAGATCGACACAATCGCGGATCACCTGTCGGCGTCAGTGACTGCAACGCTGGATGATGTCGTCTGGTGGGCCAATGCCACGAAGGCCGCACGCGGCTAA
- a CDS encoding aminopeptidase P family protein — protein MFQSFEASSSPEQGPPRLASLRALMAQRGVDVFLVPRADAHQGEYVAPRDARLEWLTGFSGSAGFCAVLSDVAGVFIDGRYRVQVRAQVADDFTPVHWPETQLADWLPAQRPNGGKLAYDPWLHTVSEIAGLREKLSGFELVTTDNLVDAIWADQPAAPSAPFTAHALEHAGEAHDAKRARLSAALKETAAVLTLPDSIAWLLNIRGTDIARNPVPQAFAILHQSGRVDLFAGAGKTAEIADHLGPDVTVHDFGDFIPALTSLQGKVLIDTRTCPDIVASTLKEAGCDVVQGQDPCILPKACKNPTEIAGSKAAHARDAVAMVQFLSWLDTEAPKGALTEIDVVKALEGFRTQTNALRDISFETICGSGPNGAIVHYRVSEKTNRPVQIGELLLVDSGGQYIDGTTDITRTIAIGTPTEEQRACYTRVLQGMIAISRIRFPQGVGGQHLDALARAPLWMAGMDYDHGTGHGVGSYLSVHEGPQGISRRSEVALKAGMILSNEPGYYREGAFGIRIENLIVTVDAPALSGADAREMLSFETLTYVPFDRRLIDADLLTHAERDWIDRYHSDTFALLAPRLDTQTQDWLAKACAPL, from the coding sequence ATGTTTCAAAGTTTTGAAGCGTCATCTTCACCTGAACAAGGCCCACCACGGCTGGCATCTCTGCGCGCCTTGATGGCGCAACGGGGTGTTGATGTGTTTCTCGTCCCTCGTGCCGATGCCCATCAGGGCGAATATGTCGCCCCGCGTGATGCGCGTCTGGAGTGGCTGACAGGCTTTTCCGGATCGGCAGGGTTTTGTGCTGTGCTCTCTGACGTGGCAGGTGTGTTCATCGACGGACGTTACCGCGTGCAGGTCCGTGCGCAGGTCGCGGATGATTTCACCCCTGTCCATTGGCCTGAGACGCAATTGGCGGACTGGTTGCCCGCGCAAAGGCCGAACGGTGGAAAGCTGGCCTATGATCCATGGCTACACACGGTCTCCGAGATTGCGGGGTTGCGGGAAAAGCTTTCCGGTTTTGAACTGGTGACCACGGATAATCTGGTCGATGCGATCTGGGCGGATCAACCTGCCGCCCCATCAGCCCCTTTCACAGCCCACGCGCTGGAACATGCGGGTGAGGCCCATGACGCAAAACGCGCGCGCCTTTCGGCTGCACTGAAAGAGACTGCGGCGGTGCTGACACTGCCCGACAGCATCGCGTGGCTTTTGAACATCCGCGGCACGGATATTGCCCGCAATCCCGTGCCACAGGCCTTTGCGATCCTTCACCAAAGCGGCCGCGTTGATCTTTTTGCCGGTGCAGGCAAGACCGCCGAGATTGCAGACCATCTGGGTCCGGATGTGACGGTGCATGACTTTGGTGATTTCATACCGGCACTGACCAGCCTTCAAGGCAAAGTCCTGATCGACACGCGGACCTGCCCTGACATCGTAGCGTCCACCCTCAAAGAGGCAGGCTGTGACGTCGTGCAGGGCCAAGACCCTTGCATCCTGCCAAAGGCCTGCAAGAACCCGACCGAGATTGCAGGTTCAAAGGCCGCCCACGCGCGTGACGCGGTGGCGATGGTGCAATTTCTTTCGTGGCTCGATACAGAGGCGCCGAAAGGCGCTCTGACAGAGATTGATGTGGTCAAAGCGCTGGAAGGGTTCCGCACGCAGACCAATGCACTCCGCGACATCAGTTTCGAGACGATCTGCGGGTCTGGCCCGAACGGGGCGATTGTCCACTACCGCGTCAGCGAGAAGACGAACCGGCCTGTCCAGATCGGTGAGCTTTTGCTGGTAGACAGTGGTGGCCAGTATATCGACGGCACAACCGATATCACGCGCACAATCGCGATTGGCACACCGACGGAAGAACAACGCGCCTGCTATACCCGCGTGCTGCAAGGCATGATCGCAATCAGCCGGATTCGCTTTCCCCAAGGCGTAGGCGGGCAGCATCTTGATGCGCTGGCGCGCGCACCACTGTGGATGGCGGGCATGGATTATGACCACGGCACCGGCCACGGTGTTGGCAGCTATCTGAGCGTACACGAAGGCCCGCAGGGGATTTCGCGGCGGTCTGAGGTGGCGCTCAAGGCGGGTATGATCCTGTCCAATGAACCGGGTTATTATCGTGAAGGCGCATTCGGGATCCGCATTGAAAACCTGATCGTCACAGTCGATGCCCCTGCCCTGAGCGGTGCTGACGCGCGCGAGATGTTGTCTTTTGAAACGCTGACCTATGTTCCGTTCGACAGGCGTCTGATTGACGCCGACCTACTGACACATGCAGAACGGGACTGGATTGATCGTTATCATAGCGATACATTTGCGCTTCTGGCGCCGCGACTGGATACACAAACCCAGGATTGGCTGGCAAAAGCCTGCGCGCCACTCTGA
- the cobT gene encoding cobaltochelatase subunit CobT has product MQKPSDNPADPFKKALAEATKVMADDPDLAVTYSVDPAGQTADTIRLPQVSRRMTRDEVLLARGTADAYALRHKFHDPKVSARYMPQGQMAQDLYEAMETARIEAVGAQHMPGTAGNIDAKIGNEAMRKGYEQITQASDAPLAVAAGYLIRHLATGRDLPKGAQNVMELWQGFIEDHCGDTLEDLQETLNDQQAFAKFARQLISDMGYGDQLGDDPDSLDDDQDDEAEDGSDDQDEPDSTGEDDSEGEEAEGTPEQSQEDSQDASQAQVSMDDQADAEMGEEAEMPEGEAPLEPPAPQPVSDADPDYRVFTTEFDEEIAAEDLAEPVELERLRAYLDQQLEPLKGAVSRLANKLQRRLQAQQNRSWEFDREEGILDAGRLARVVASPTTPLSFKVEKDTDFRDTVVTLLLDNSGSMRGRPISIAAICADVMARTLERCDVKVEILGFTTKAWKGGQSREKWLGDGRVATPGRLNDLRHIVYKSADAPWRRTRPNLGLMMKEGLLKENIDGEALEWAHRRIAGRQEQRKILMVISDGAPVDDSTLSVNPANYLEKHLRDVIAMVEKRKAVELVAVGIGHDVTRYYERAVTITDVEQLAGAMTEQLASLFDSDPRKRARVMGMRRAS; this is encoded by the coding sequence ATGCAAAAGCCATCTGACAATCCTGCTGACCCGTTCAAGAAAGCGCTCGCCGAAGCGACGAAAGTCATGGCGGATGATCCTGACCTGGCCGTCACCTATTCGGTTGATCCCGCAGGCCAGACAGCAGACACGATCCGCCTGCCGCAGGTCTCGCGCCGCATGACACGGGACGAGGTGCTTTTGGCGCGCGGCACCGCCGATGCCTATGCGTTGCGGCACAAATTCCACGACCCCAAGGTTTCGGCACGCTACATGCCGCAGGGCCAGATGGCGCAAGACCTCTATGAGGCGATGGAGACGGCCCGCATCGAAGCCGTCGGTGCGCAGCATATGCCGGGCACCGCAGGCAATATTGACGCCAAGATCGGCAATGAGGCGATGCGCAAGGGCTATGAGCAGATCACCCAAGCCTCTGACGCACCTTTGGCGGTCGCGGCCGGTTATCTGATCCGCCACCTTGCTACGGGACGTGACCTGCCTAAAGGTGCGCAGAATGTCATGGAGCTCTGGCAGGGGTTTATCGAGGATCACTGCGGCGACACACTGGAAGACCTCCAAGAGACCCTGAATGACCAGCAGGCATTCGCGAAATTTGCCCGCCAGCTGATCAGCGATATGGGCTATGGCGATCAGTTGGGGGATGATCCTGACAGCCTCGATGATGATCAGGACGATGAAGCCGAAGATGGCAGCGACGATCAGGACGAACCCGATAGCACCGGCGAGGATGACAGCGAAGGCGAAGAGGCCGAAGGCACGCCCGAGCAGAGCCAAGAAGACAGCCAGGACGCAAGTCAGGCGCAGGTCAGCATGGATGATCAGGCCGACGCCGAAATGGGCGAAGAGGCCGAGATGCCCGAGGGCGAGGCCCCGCTGGAACCGCCTGCCCCACAGCCTGTGTCCGATGCCGATCCTGACTACCGCGTATTCACAACCGAGTTTGACGAGGAAATCGCCGCCGAGGACTTGGCCGAACCGGTCGAGCTGGAACGCCTGCGCGCGTATCTTGACCAGCAGCTTGAGCCGCTGAAAGGTGCCGTGTCACGTTTGGCCAATAAGCTGCAACGCCGCCTGCAGGCCCAGCAGAACCGGTCTTGGGAATTCGACCGCGAAGAGGGTATTCTGGACGCAGGCCGCCTTGCCCGTGTCGTGGCATCACCGACGACGCCATTGTCCTTCAAGGTCGAGAAAGACACCGATTTCCGTGACACTGTCGTGACCCTTTTGCTGGATAACTCGGGGTCCATGCGCGGGCGTCCGATTTCGATCGCGGCGATCTGCGCTGATGTGATGGCACGCACCTTGGAACGCTGCGACGTGAAGGTCGAGATCCTGGGCTTTACCACCAAAGCATGGAAAGGCGGACAGAGCCGCGAAAAATGGTTGGGCGACGGGCGCGTCGCCACCCCAGGCCGTCTGAACGACCTGCGCCATATCGTCTATAAATCCGCAGATGCACCTTGGCGCAGAACACGGCCCAACCTTGGGCTGATGATGAAAGAGGGCCTGCTGAAAGAGAATATCGACGGAGAGGCGCTGGAATGGGCGCACCGCCGTATCGCGGGCCGCCAAGAGCAGCGGAAAATCCTGATGGTGATTTCAGATGGCGCGCCGGTTGACGATTCAACCCTGTCTGTGAACCCCGCCAATTATCTTGAAAAACACCTGCGCGACGTCATCGCGATGGTCGAGAAACGCAAAGCGGTCGAACTTGTCGCGGTGGGGATCGGCCATGACGTGACCCGCTATTACGAACGTGCGGTGACGATCACCGATGTCGAACAACTGGCCGGGGCGATGACCGAACAGCTGGCAAGCCTCTTTGACAGCGATCCGCGCAAACGCGCCCGCGTCATGGGGATGCGTCGGGCCAGCTAG